A genomic segment from uncultured Marinifilum sp. encodes:
- a CDS encoding pitrilysin family protein gives MEKLYRNTAPNFKTIETLDILPDKRYKLSNNIPVYVLNGGSQDVVKIEFIFNAGIWQQDTPLIASMTNSMLNEGTNKYTAAEIAEKFDFYGSYIGFSTGKHDASVSLYTLNKYLSETLEVTENLLKNSTFPEKEFQTVLQKKKQQFQIEHQKTNVLAKDKFCELIYGRKHPYANVFSDQEFENLNIKSVKDFYSKYYRPENCHIIVAGKVNNEVMQLLEELFGNDKWPAKEPVNIPLHETNKSSVKKTFVCKEDAVQACIRIGRPIFNKKHKDYTTLQLFNLVLGGYFGSRLMQNIREDKGYTYGINSLIVSYLNAGHFVIVTEVGSDVCKDAIAEIFKEIKKLREELISDEEIKLIKNYLSGEMLRNLDSPFALSESLKGNLPFGLDNSYYQHFIKETKKITPENIRNLAIEYFQEKDLQLVVCGPASCSEAIK, from the coding sequence ATGGAAAAACTATATAGAAACACAGCACCCAATTTCAAAACCATTGAAACTCTCGATATTTTACCTGATAAAAGGTATAAACTAAGCAATAATATTCCTGTTTATGTGCTTAACGGAGGCAGTCAGGATGTTGTTAAAATTGAGTTTATTTTTAATGCTGGAATCTGGCAACAGGATACTCCTTTAATTGCCAGTATGACAAATAGCATGCTTAACGAAGGAACCAATAAATATACTGCGGCCGAAATTGCAGAAAAATTTGACTTTTATGGTTCATACATAGGGTTTTCTACAGGAAAACACGATGCAAGCGTTAGCCTTTACACCTTAAATAAATACCTTAGCGAAACTCTTGAGGTAACAGAAAACTTATTAAAAAATTCAACATTCCCAGAAAAAGAGTTTCAAACTGTATTACAAAAAAAGAAACAACAATTTCAAATTGAACACCAAAAAACAAATGTTTTAGCTAAAGATAAATTCTGTGAGTTAATTTATGGTCGAAAACACCCTTATGCTAATGTATTTTCCGATCAGGAATTTGAAAACCTGAACATAAAATCAGTAAAAGACTTTTATTCAAAATATTACAGACCCGAAAACTGCCACATTATTGTAGCTGGGAAAGTAAACAATGAAGTAATGCAGTTACTGGAAGAGTTATTTGGCAATGATAAATGGCCTGCCAAAGAACCTGTAAATATTCCATTACACGAAACAAACAAATCTTCCGTCAAAAAAACCTTTGTTTGTAAAGAAGATGCTGTTCAAGCATGCATTCGAATAGGAAGACCAATATTTAATAAAAAACATAAAGATTATACTACTCTTCAGTTATTTAATCTTGTTTTAGGCGGATACTTCGGCTCACGTTTAATGCAAAATATACGTGAAGATAAAGGATATACGTACGGTATTAATTCTCTTATTGTATCATACTTAAATGCAGGCCATTTTGTAATAGTTACCGAAGTGGGAAGTGATGTTTGCAAAGATGCAATTGCCGAGATATTTAAAGAAATTAAAAAACTAAGAGAAGAACTTATATCCGACGAAGAAATAAAATTGATTAAAAACTATCTTTCGGGCGAAATGCTTCGCAATTTAGATAGTCCTTTTGCCCTATCAGAAAGCCTAAAAGGCAATCTTCCATTTGGACTAGATAACTCTTACTACCAACACTTTATAAAAGAAACAAAGAAAATAACACCCGAAAATATAAGAAACTTAGCAATTGAATATTTCCAAGAAAAAGATTTACAGTTAGTTGTTTGCGGACCAGCATCTTGCAGTGAGGCAATTAAATAA
- a CDS encoding chloride channel protein, which produces MAKTTRWRRFLIWRLRHINNQNFMLILSVFVGIAAGITALILKTAVYHGREFLLDGIEWTYQNYLFFLYPMIGLGLTLIFKKYIIRDFVKHNITSLLQAISKRNSIVKFHKTYSSVIGSIITAGFGGSIGLESPIISSGAAIGSNMARNFNLNYKEITVMLACGASGAIAAIFNTPIAAIVFALEVLLIDLSRFSLIPLLMASVSGAITTKLFLDENILIEFAITSPFVVSDIPFFILLGILSGLTSVYFTRMFLWIENKFEQIKLLKNKMLIGGLILGILIFYFPALYGEGYNMVKALIGGRLNEVFHSSLFENYTDVWFMVIIFIGAMVFLKVIATSITLGAGGVGGIFAPSVFTGAMLGFVFVYTFNYFELGDPLDANNYTLVGMASVLGGVLQAPLTGIFLIAEITSGYELIVPLMLSTTISYITVKSIQGESIITIQLAKKGELITHNKDRAVLTFMQLSQVIEKDLKSIDENANLEDLVKVISKSKRNIYPVLTKENYLVGVVLLDDVREIMFNTEMYSTPISNLMIMPPASISYKDTMEIVLKKFTETGAWNLPVISKGKYVGFVSKSKLFTAYRQYLVKITAD; this is translated from the coding sequence ATGGCAAAAACTACTCGCTGGCGCAGATTTTTAATTTGGAGATTGCGTCATATCAACAATCAAAATTTCATGCTTATTTTAAGTGTGTTTGTTGGTATTGCTGCGGGAATAACTGCATTAATTTTAAAAACAGCTGTTTATCACGGGCGTGAATTTTTATTGGATGGTATAGAATGGACGTATCAGAACTATTTGTTTTTTCTGTATCCAATGATTGGTTTAGGGTTGACCCTTATTTTTAAAAAATATATTATTCGTGACTTCGTAAAGCACAATATCACTTCCCTGCTTCAGGCAATCTCTAAGCGAAATAGCATTGTTAAATTTCATAAAACCTACTCATCGGTTATTGGATCTATTATAACTGCCGGATTTGGCGGAAGTATTGGTCTGGAGTCACCTATTATATCGTCGGGAGCTGCTATTGGGTCTAATATGGCGCGTAATTTTAATCTTAATTACAAAGAAATTACGGTGATGCTGGCTTGTGGTGCTTCGGGTGCCATTGCGGCAATTTTTAATACGCCAATTGCGGCCATTGTTTTTGCTTTAGAGGTTTTACTAATCGATTTATCAAGATTTTCATTAATTCCATTACTAATGGCATCGGTGAGTGGGGCAATTACTACTAAATTATTTTTAGATGAGAATATATTAATAGAGTTTGCCATTACTTCTCCTTTTGTAGTATCTGATATTCCTTTTTTTATATTATTGGGAATTCTATCTGGTTTAACCTCAGTTTATTTTACACGTATGTTTTTGTGGATTGAGAATAAATTTGAGCAAATTAAATTACTTAAAAACAAAATGTTGATTGGGGGTTTAATTTTAGGGATTTTGATCTTTTACTTTCCAGCCTTATACGGTGAGGGGTATAATATGGTAAAAGCCTTAATTGGCGGTCGTTTAAACGAGGTTTTTCATTCAAGTTTATTCGAGAATTATACTGATGTCTGGTTTATGGTAATTATTTTTATTGGAGCTATGGTGTTCTTAAAAGTAATAGCCACATCTATAACATTGGGAGCCGGAGGAGTAGGGGGAATATTTGCACCCTCGGTTTTTACCGGGGCCATGCTTGGTTTTGTGTTCGTTTATACGTTTAATTATTTTGAGTTAGGAGATCCTCTCGATGCCAATAACTACACTTTGGTTGGAATGGCAAGTGTATTAGGTGGAGTGTTACAGGCGCCCTTAACTGGTATTTTTCTGATTGCTGAGATAACCAGCGGGTATGAATTAATTGTACCGCTAATGTTATCGACCACAATCTCATACATTACGGTTAAAAGTATTCAGGGCGAATCGATAATAACAATTCAGCTGGCAAAAAAAGGGGAGTTAATTACGCACAATAAAGATAGAGCGGTGCTTACTTTTATGCAGTTATCGCAAGTTATTGAGAAAGATCTAAAGAGTATTGATGAAAATGCGAACCTGGAAGATTTAGTAAAAGTTATCTCTAAATCGAAACGAAATATTTACCCGGTTTTAACAAAGGAAAATTATTTGGTTGGCGTGGTTTTATTAGACGATGTGCGCGAAATCATGTTTAACACCGAAATGTATTCAACGCCTATTAGTAATTTAATGATAATGCCTCCGGCATCGATATCTTATAAGGATACCATGGAAATAGTACTTAAAAAATTTACAGAAACCGGAGCCTGGAATTTACCTGTAATCAGCAAAGGAAAGTATGTGGGTTTTGTTTCTAAATCGAAACTTTTTACTGCATATCGTCAGTATTTGGTTAAGATTACGGCAGATTAA
- a CDS encoding pitrilysin family protein: MIEFNKFTLKNGLRVIVHRDETTPMAAVTILYNIGAKDENPERTGFAHLFEHLMFGGSVNIPNYDEPLQLVGGDNNAWTSNDVTNYYLTVPKDNLETAFWLESDRMLSLAFSEKSLEVQRNVVIEEFKQRYFNQPYGDVWLHLRPLAYKKHPYQWSTIGKSIEQIETVHLDEVKEFFFKHYAPNNAILVVSGNVELDNVKFLAEKWFGPIEKREITERNLPEEPEQKEFRSLHIERNVPFDAIYMAFHMGKRTDEEFYTTDLVSDVLSNGQSSRIYQSLVKDKNLFSSIDAYLTGDHEPGLFMITGKLMQGVSFEVAENAIWEELNEIASKKVSDYELQKVKNKIESSLVFSEISYLNKAMNLATHELLGDAEDINKEVCKYQKITTEDILNTSLKLFRKENCSVLYYHAKK; the protein is encoded by the coding sequence ATGATTGAATTCAATAAATTTACCCTTAAAAATGGCCTTCGAGTAATTGTTCATCGCGATGAAACAACTCCAATGGCAGCTGTTACCATTTTATATAATATTGGTGCTAAAGATGAAAATCCGGAACGCACCGGATTCGCACATTTATTCGAGCATTTAATGTTTGGAGGTTCGGTAAACATTCCAAACTACGATGAGCCGTTGCAATTAGTAGGTGGAGATAATAATGCATGGACAAGTAATGATGTTACCAACTATTACCTTACTGTTCCAAAAGATAATTTAGAAACCGCTTTTTGGTTAGAATCGGATAGAATGCTAAGCCTGGCTTTTAGTGAAAAAAGTTTAGAGGTACAACGCAATGTGGTAATTGAGGAATTTAAACAACGATATTTTAATCAGCCTTACGGCGATGTTTGGCTTCATTTACGTCCACTGGCATATAAAAAGCATCCGTACCAATGGTCCACAATCGGAAAATCGATTGAACAAATCGAAACCGTTCATCTCGACGAAGTAAAAGAATTTTTCTTTAAACATTATGCGCCTAACAATGCCATTTTAGTTGTATCGGGTAATGTAGAGCTCGATAATGTAAAGTTTCTTGCTGAAAAATGGTTTGGACCTATCGAAAAACGCGAAATTACAGAAAGAAATTTACCCGAAGAACCAGAACAAAAAGAATTCAGAAGCTTGCATATAGAACGAAATGTTCCTTTTGATGCCATATACATGGCTTTTCACATGGGTAAACGAACCGATGAGGAATTCTATACTACCGATTTGGTTTCTGATGTATTATCCAATGGTCAATCATCAAGAATCTACCAATCGCTGGTAAAAGATAAAAATTTGTTTTCTTCTATCGATGCATACCTTACGGGAGATCATGAACCTGGACTATTTATGATTACCGGTAAACTAATGCAAGGAGTATCTTTTGAAGTAGCTGAAAATGCTATTTGGGAAGAATTAAATGAAATTGCAAGCAAAAAAGTTTCTGATTATGAACTCCAAAAAGTAAAAAACAAAATAGAATCATCGCTTGTTTTTTCAGAAATAAGTTATCTGAATAAAGCAATGAATTTAGCTACTCATGAACTTTTAGGCGATGCCGAAGATATTAATAAGGAAGTCTGCAAGTATCAGAAAATAACTACTGAAGATATACTAAACACATCTTTAAAATTGTTCAGAAAAGAGAATTGTTCGGTTCTTTACTATCACGCGAAAAAATAG
- a CDS encoding sulfite exporter TauE/SafE family protein, giving the protein MEWYYYLLVVLVGVFAGFLNTLAGSGSVISLAMLMFMGLPANVANGTNRIAILLQNIVGVSSFKKQKVFSFKEGIWLALPAIIGSVVGASLAVEINEEIMEKTIGGLLVFLFFIVLYKPDAWIKGQAGLVRSKPSILQVVIFFFIGIYGGFIQAGVGFFLLSGLVLGAGFDLVKANAIKVFVILLYTPFALGVFIMNGQIDYKIGFILAAGNMIGAYIAANFAVSWGAKFVRYILLGVIVFASLKFIGVYEMIGLI; this is encoded by the coding sequence ATGGAATGGTATTATTATTTATTGGTTGTTTTGGTAGGTGTTTTTGCCGGTTTTTTGAATACTTTAGCAGGTAGCGGATCTGTTATTAGTTTAGCAATGTTAATGTTTATGGGCTTGCCTGCTAACGTGGCTAATGGAACCAATAGAATTGCTATTTTATTACAAAATATTGTTGGTGTTTCTAGTTTTAAGAAACAAAAAGTATTCTCTTTTAAAGAGGGAATATGGCTGGCATTGCCAGCAATTATAGGCTCGGTTGTAGGTGCGAGTTTGGCGGTAGAAATTAACGAAGAAATTATGGAGAAAACCATTGGAGGTTTATTGGTTTTTCTCTTTTTTATTGTGCTGTATAAACCCGATGCCTGGATAAAAGGTCAGGCAGGTTTGGTGCGTTCAAAACCTAGTATATTACAAGTTGTAATTTTCTTTTTTATTGGAATATATGGTGGCTTTATACAAGCAGGAGTTGGCTTCTTTCTTTTGTCGGGATTGGTTTTGGGTGCTGGTTTCGATTTGGTTAAAGCGAATGCTATTAAGGTATTTGTGATTTTATTATATACCCCATTTGCTTTAGGTGTTTTTATTATGAACGGACAAATTGACTATAAAATTGGATTTATTTTGGCCGCTGGTAATATGATTGGAGCCTATATTGCTGCAAATTTTGCAGTGAGTTGGGGTGCTAAATTTGTACGTTATATTTTGCTTGGTGTAATTGTTTTCGCATCGCTTAAGTTTATTGGAGTGTACGAAATGATTGGATTGATTTAG
- a CDS encoding chloride channel protein, which yields MKNKSLLSRFLVWRVKNIKERQFVLILSFFVGAISGLAALTLKNAIHFTHHFLTHRLHVDSANLIYLAYPAIGIFLTLLFVKFFVKDNIGHGVSRILYAISKKNSHIKSHNNFSSIIASTLTIGFGGSVGSEAPVVLTGASIGSNLGRMFHMNQKIITLMVGCGAAGAIGGIFKAPMAGMVFTLEVLMLDLTMASLIPLLISSITGASIAYFFMGKGFLLSYDVTEPFVIGNFPYYILLGVFAGLVSLYFTRFSMYLESLFDKVTNCYRKMLIGGFALGILIFLFPPLYGEGYNTIQALLSGNHAQLVNNSIFYFLKDNYWLLLGYMGLILFFKVIASTVTTGSGGVGGIFAPSLFLGGVSGFFVARFVNGFNFVNLSESNFTLIGMAGMMAGVMHAPLTAIFLIVEITGGYELFIPIMITATIAYLTIMYFEPHSIYTKRLAKRGELITHNKDKAVLTLMKLGKVIETDLKRVEPDATLGELVKIISHSQRNIFPVVDKEEKLLGIVLLDDIRHIMFNPEMYDDIYVRNLMIMPPAILDANAPMEKVMRRFEETGAWNLPVIQDEKYLGFVSKAKIFNVYRRVLVHFSDE from the coding sequence ATGAAGAATAAAAGTTTACTTTCCCGATTTTTAGTATGGAGAGTTAAGAATATTAAAGAGCGTCAATTTGTTCTTATTTTAAGTTTTTTTGTGGGTGCCATAAGTGGTTTAGCTGCCTTAACCTTAAAAAATGCAATTCACTTTACGCATCATTTTTTAACTCATCGTTTACATGTCGATTCGGCTAATTTAATTTATTTGGCGTATCCGGCAATTGGTATTTTTCTAACGCTTTTATTTGTAAAATTCTTTGTTAAGGATAATATCGGACATGGAGTTTCGCGCATATTGTATGCCATCTCGAAAAAGAATTCTCACATTAAATCGCATAATAATTTCTCTTCGATTATTGCCAGTACATTAACCATTGGTTTTGGTGGATCGGTTGGTTCCGAGGCACCTGTAGTATTAACCGGAGCATCAATTGGTTCTAATTTAGGACGCATGTTTCACATGAATCAGAAAATTATTACCCTAATGGTTGGATGTGGTGCTGCAGGTGCAATTGGTGGAATTTTTAAGGCTCCAATGGCAGGTATGGTATTTACTTTGGAAGTTCTGATGTTGGATCTAACTATGGCATCGCTTATTCCATTGTTGATTTCGTCGATTACAGGGGCAAGTATTGCTTATTTTTTTATGGGAAAAGGATTCTTGCTTTCTTATGATGTAACAGAGCCTTTTGTAATTGGAAATTTCCCATATTATATTTTATTGGGAGTTTTTGCAGGTTTAGTATCTCTTTACTTTACACGCTTTTCTATGTACCTGGAATCTTTGTTCGATAAAGTAACCAATTGCTATCGAAAAATGTTGATAGGTGGTTTTGCTTTAGGGATTTTGATATTTCTATTTCCGCCATTGTATGGTGAAGGATATAATACTATTCAGGCTTTATTAAGCGGAAATCATGCTCAGTTAGTAAATAATAGTATTTTTTATTTTTTAAAAGATAATTATTGGCTATTGTTAGGATATATGGGCTTAATCTTGTTTTTTAAGGTTATCGCATCTACCGTTACCACGGGGAGTGGAGGAGTTGGAGGTATATTTGCTCCATCTTTATTTCTTGGAGGTGTTTCTGGTTTTTTTGTAGCTCGATTTGTAAACGGATTTAATTTTGTAAATCTATCTGAAAGCAATTTTACCTTAATAGGCATGGCCGGTATGATGGCTGGTGTTATGCATGCACCGCTTACAGCTATTTTCCTGATTGTAGAGATTACGGGAGGTTACGAATTGTTTATTCCTATCATGATTACAGCTACCATAGCCTATCTTACCATTATGTATTTTGAGCCTCACTCAATTTATACCAAACGTTTGGCAAAACGTGGAGAGTTAATTACTCACAATAAAGATAAAGCTGTACTAACTTTAATGAAATTGGGTAAGGTCATTGAAACTGATCTAAAAAGAGTAGAACCGGATGCTACTTTGGGTGAGCTTGTAAAGATTATTTCTCATTCGCAGCGAAATATTTTTCCCGTTGTTGATAAAGAAGAAAAATTACTGGGAATTGTTTTGTTGGATGATATCAGACATATCATGTTTAATCCTGAAATGTACGATGATATTTATGTGCGTAATTTAATGATTATGCCACCGGCAATATTAGATGCCAATGCGCCAATGGAAAAGGTGATGCGTAGATTCGAAGAGACAGGGGCCTGGAATTTACCTGTTATTCAGGATGAAAAATATCTGGGTTTTGTATCTAAAGCAAAAATATTTAATGTTTACAGAAGAGTTTTAGTTCACTTTTCAGATGAATAA
- a CDS encoding nitronate monooxygenase, which yields MNQYKMNNKITSLFNIELPIIQGGMVWCSGWKLASAVSNCGGLGLIGAGSMHPDTFKEHIQKTKAATSKPFGVNIPLLYPEIEKLMDILIKEDVKIVFTSAGSPKKWTPFLKQHGITVVHVVSSAFFAKKCEDAGVDAIVAEGFEAGGHNGREETTTMTLIPSVRKATTLPLIAAGGIACGKSMLASMVLGADGVQIGSKFAVSEESSAHINFKKSIIELGEGGTKLALKKLAPTRLIKNQFFEQVNNAECRGASPEEMRTILGKGRAKKGMFEGILDEGELEIGQVSAMITKIQSVSEIMNEIKNEYQESILNMKKLEF from the coding sequence ATGAATCAATATAAAATGAACAATAAAATCACATCTCTTTTTAATATCGAATTGCCAATAATACAGGGTGGTATGGTATGGTGTTCGGGCTGGAAACTGGCAAGTGCTGTTAGTAACTGTGGTGGACTAGGTTTAATTGGTGCCGGATCGATGCACCCTGATACATTTAAAGAACATATCCAAAAAACAAAAGCAGCTACTTCTAAGCCATTTGGAGTTAACATCCCTCTTCTTTATCCCGAAATTGAGAAGCTTATGGATATCCTTATTAAGGAAGACGTGAAAATAGTTTTTACATCGGCTGGCAGTCCTAAAAAATGGACTCCTTTTTTAAAACAACATGGAATTACGGTTGTACATGTTGTATCTAGTGCATTTTTTGCAAAAAAATGTGAAGATGCTGGTGTTGATGCCATTGTAGCAGAAGGATTTGAAGCTGGAGGACATAATGGAAGAGAAGAAACTACAACAATGACTCTTATACCTTCGGTTAGAAAAGCTACCACACTGCCATTAATTGCTGCCGGGGGAATTGCCTGTGGTAAAAGTATGCTTGCATCTATGGTTTTGGGAGCTGATGGTGTTCAAATAGGAAGCAAATTTGCTGTTTCTGAAGAATCATCGGCTCATATTAACTTTAAAAAATCGATAATAGAACTAGGCGAAGGTGGAACCAAACTGGCATTAAAAAAACTAGCTCCTACCCGATTAATTAAAAATCAATTTTTCGAACAAGTTAACAATGCTGAATGCAGAGGAGCATCGCCCGAAGAAATGAGAACAATTCTTGGAAAAGGAAGAGCTAAGAAAGGAATGTTTGAAGGAATACTTGATGAAGGAGAACTGGAAATAGGACAAGTTTCGGCCATGATTACAAAAATACAATCGGTTAGCGAAATCATGAACGAAATTAAGAACGAGTATCAGGAAAGCATACTGAACATGAAAAAACTGGAATTTTAA
- a CDS encoding chloride channel protein, whose amino-acid sequence MKRKSLLGRFLVWRLKNISDRQFILFLAVLIGVTAGIAAVVIKNSVHLISTLLQDNSSDEYQNFLYVIYPTIGILVAVLFIKYVIRRPVRHGIPNVLYGISKSNAQINRHNMFSSIVTSAFTVGFGGSVGLEGPTVATGAALGSNIGKLFHLNYKHITLLLGCACAGAMAAIFKAPIAAIVFALEVIMLDLTMWSLVPLLLASASAVITSYFFLGMDVLYPFEVEYGFDMKDLPYYIALGIFTGLIATYFTKSYMFIHNVFEKIGATYRKLIFGGLSLGLIIFFLPSLYGEGYHAINACLSGDYSYLFNNSFFYSFNDSFWMLIVLLVLVIFFKVIAASITFGAGGVGGIFAPTLFMGVNSGVLFAKIVQHMGLRDLEVNNFALIGMAGMIAGVLHAPLTGLFLIADISGGYQLFVPLMITATISYATVKTFEPHSVYTIQLAKRKELMTHDKDKNVLSLMRVTKLIERDFSTINAEATLGDLVKVIAKAHRNIFIVIDKENNFEGIVKLDDIREIMFQPEKYDDVNVRELMVIPQVVIQHDESMADVAAKYQYSDKFNLVVLNEGKYCGCVSRAQIFSTYRRMLKHFSED is encoded by the coding sequence GTGAAGAGAAAGTCGTTATTAGGTCGTTTTTTAGTGTGGCGTTTAAAGAACATCAGTGATCGTCAGTTTATTTTATTCCTGGCAGTACTTATTGGTGTTACTGCTGGAATTGCTGCTGTTGTAATTAAGAACTCAGTACATTTAATTAGTACACTTTTACAGGATAACTCTTCCGATGAATATCAGAATTTTCTATATGTAATTTATCCAACCATTGGTATTTTAGTTGCAGTACTTTTTATAAAATATGTAATTCGTCGTCCGGTTCGGCATGGTATTCCTAATGTTTTGTATGGCATTTCGAAAAGCAATGCACAAATAAACCGGCACAATATGTTTTCATCTATTGTAACATCAGCATTTACAGTTGGTTTTGGTGGATCGGTTGGTTTAGAGGGGCCAACAGTAGCTACAGGTGCAGCTTTGGGATCTAATATTGGAAAGCTATTTCATTTAAATTATAAGCACATTACCTTGCTTTTAGGATGTGCATGTGCGGGAGCAATGGCTGCAATTTTTAAAGCTCCAATTGCTGCAATTGTATTTGCTTTAGAGGTAATTATGCTCGATTTAACAATGTGGTCGCTGGTACCATTATTATTGGCATCAGCATCAGCAGTTATTACATCCTATTTCTTTTTGGGAATGGATGTTCTTTACCCATTTGAGGTTGAATATGGTTTCGACATGAAAGATTTGCCTTACTATATAGCTTTGGGAATTTTTACAGGATTAATTGCAACTTACTTTACAAAATCGTACATGTTTATACATAACGTGTTCGAAAAAATAGGAGCTACTTATCGAAAGTTAATATTTGGAGGGTTGTCGTTAGGATTAATTATTTTCTTTTTGCCATCCTTATATGGCGAAGGTTACCATGCTATTAACGCATGTCTTTCGGGTGATTATTCTTATCTGTTTAATAATTCATTTTTTTATTCTTTTAACGATAGCTTTTGGATGTTGATTGTTTTGCTTGTTCTGGTCATTTTTTTTAAAGTTATAGCTGCATCAATAACTTTTGGAGCAGGAGGAGTTGGAGGAATATTTGCACCAACCTTGTTTATGGGTGTAAATTCGGGTGTATTGTTTGCCAAAATTGTTCAGCATATGGGTTTACGAGATCTCGAAGTAAATAATTTTGCTTTAATTGGGATGGCTGGTATGATTGCCGGAGTTTTACATGCTCCCTTAACCGGTTTGTTTCTTATTGCTGATATATCAGGAGGTTATCAGTTATTTGTGCCTTTAATGATTACTGCAACAATTTCGTATGCCACGGTAAAAACATTCGAGCCTCATTCTGTTTATACCATTCAATTAGCTAAACGTAAGGAGTTAATGACTCATGATAAAGATAAAAATGTTCTTTCTTTAATGCGGGTAACAAAATTAATTGAAAGAGATTTTAGTACAATTAATGCAGAAGCAACACTTGGCGATTTGGTTAAAGTAATTGCAAAAGCCCATCGAAATATTTTTATTGTTATTGATAAAGAGAATAATTTTGAGGGAATTGTAAAACTCGACGATATTCGTGAGATAATGTTTCAGCCAGAAAAATATGATGATGTAAATGTACGTGAGCTGATGGTGATTCCTCAAGTTGTAATTCAACACGATGAATCTATGGCCGATGTAGCTGCTAAATATCAATATTCTGATAAATTCAACTTAGTAGTTTTAAATGAGGGTAAATATTGTGGTTGTGTTTCTCGAGCACAAATATTCTCAACTTACCGACGAATGTTAAAGCATTTTTCCGAAGACTAA
- the glyA gene encoding serine hydroxymethyltransferase: protein MERDIQIFDLIDQEYLRQKNGIELIASENFVSQQVMDAMGSCLTNKYAEGYPGKRYYGGCQIVDQTEQLAIDRACELFGAEYANVQPHSGAQANAAVFYACMKPGDTFLGLDLSHGGHLSHGSPVNLSGNFYNPIAYHVKEETGTVDYDELEQLAIEHKPKMIVAGASAYSRDWDFPRLREIADKVGCLLMADIAHPAGLIAKGLLSNPVPHCHIVTTTTHKTLRGPRGGLIIMGKDFENPWGQTTPKGAIKMMSQVLNFAVFPGQQGGPLEHVIAAKAVAFGEALTDSYKEYAIQMQKNAKVMAEEFVRLGYKVVSGGTDNHSMLIDLRSKFPDITGKKVENVLVKADITINKNMVPFDSRTPFSTSGLRVGTPAITTRGLKEEDMPVIVQLIDEVISNIENEEVIASVRTRVNEMMCERPMFAW from the coding sequence ATGGAAAGAGACATCCAAATTTTCGACCTTATTGACCAGGAATACCTACGTCAAAAAAATGGTATTGAGTTAATTGCATCAGAAAACTTCGTAAGTCAGCAAGTTATGGACGCAATGGGATCATGCCTAACCAATAAATATGCCGAGGGTTATCCTGGTAAACGTTACTATGGCGGTTGCCAAATTGTTGATCAAACCGAGCAGTTGGCCATCGATAGAGCTTGTGAGTTATTCGGAGCAGAATATGCAAATGTTCAGCCTCACTCGGGAGCTCAGGCAAATGCAGCAGTGTTTTATGCTTGCATGAAGCCAGGGGATACTTTTTTAGGACTTGATTTATCTCATGGAGGACACTTGTCGCATGGGTCTCCTGTAAATTTATCAGGTAATTTTTACAATCCAATTGCTTATCACGTAAAGGAAGAAACAGGAACAGTTGATTACGATGAATTGGAACAATTGGCAATTGAGCATAAACCAAAAATGATTGTGGCAGGAGCTTCGGCTTATTCTCGCGATTGGGATTTTCCACGTTTGCGTGAGATTGCTGATAAAGTAGGATGTTTGCTTATGGCAGATATTGCTCACCCAGCAGGATTAATTGCAAAAGGTTTATTGAGTAATCCGGTTCCTCATTGTCATATTGTTACTACAACAACTCATAAAACACTTCGTGGACCACGTGGTGGTTTGATTATTATGGGTAAAGATTTCGAGAATCCATGGGGACAAACGACTCCTAAAGGAGCCATTAAAATGATGTCTCAGGTTTTGAATTTTGCAGTATTCCCAGGACAGCAAGGTGGACCTCTAGAGCATGTTATTGCTGCTAAAGCAGTTGCTTTTGGTGAGGCTTTAACCGATTCTTATAAAGAGTATGCTATTCAAATGCAGAAAAATGCAAAAGTAATGGCTGAAGAGTTTGTACGTTTAGGATATAAGGTTGTATCTGGTGGTACCGATAATCACTCAATGCTTATTGATCTGCGTTCTAAATTTCCTGATATTACTGGAAAAAAAGTAGAGAATGTATTGGTAAAGGCTGATATTACTATTAATAAAAATATGGTACCATTCGATTCCCGTACTCCTTTCTCAACTTCGGGTTTACGTGTTGGTACTCCAGCTATCACTACACGTGGATTAAAAGAAGAAGATATGCCGGTAATTGTTCAATTAATTGATGAGGTTATCTCAAATATCGAAAATGAAGAAGTAATTGCTTCAGTGCGTACTCGAGTAAACGAAATGATGTGTGAGCGTCCAATGTTTGCCTGGTAG